The proteins below come from a single Sander lucioperca isolate FBNREF2018 chromosome 20, SLUC_FBN_1.2, whole genome shotgun sequence genomic window:
- the yeats4 gene encoding YEATS domain-containing protein 4 — MFKKMTEFGPDSGGRVKGITIVKPIVFGNVARYFGKKREEDGHTHQWSVYVKPYRNEDMSAYVKKIQFKLHESYGNPLRVVTKPPYEITETGWGEFEIIIKIFFIDPNERPVTLYHLLKLFQSDSSAMPKKTVVSEFYDEMIFQDPTAMMQQLLTTSRQLTLGAYKHETEFGELEQRTKEKMEAAKKRTSQEITELKDKLKASRENINHLKAEIRKLEEDGDHKDH, encoded by the exons ATGTTCAAAAAGATGACTGAATTTGGTCCAGATTCCGGGGGGCGAGTTAAG GGAATAACCATTGTGAAGCCCATTGTGTTTGGGAACGTTGCCCGTTACTtcgggaaaaagagagaggaggatggacACACACATCAGTGGTCTGTCTATGTGAAGCCTTACAGAAATGAG GATATGTCTGCTTATGTGAAAAAGATCCAGTTTAAGCTACATGAGAGCTATGGTAACCCACTGAGAG TGGTGACTAAGCCTCCATATGAGATTACAGAGACGGGCTGGGGGGAGTTTGAAATCATCATCAAGATCTTCTTCATTGACCCCAATGAGAGACCT gtgaCTTTGTACCATCTGTTGAAGCTGTTCCAGTCAGACTCCAGTGCCATGCCTAAGAAGACAGTTGTCTCTGAATTCTATGATGAAATG ATCTTCCAGGATCCTACAGCCATGATGCAGCAGCTACTGACCACGTCGAGACAACTCACCCTTGGAGCATACAAGCATGAGACAGaat tCGGTGAGCTGGAGCAGAGGACCAAGGAAAAAATGGAAGCAGCAAAGAAGAGAACCAGCCAGGAAATCACAGAGCTGAAAGATAAACTAAAAGCCAGCCGAGAAAACATCAACCACCTGAAGGCAGAAATCAGGAAACTGGAGGAGGATGGAGACCACAAGGACCACTGA